Proteins encoded by one window of bacterium:
- a CDS encoding carbohydrate ABC transporter permease, with translation LLLPGIGATALFAFLSSWNEFFFSMILTSSDMKRTIPVGIGLFVGEFTEVWNQMCAAAIFFSLPPFLLFLLLQKTFVKGLSAGAVK, from the coding sequence CCTTGCTGCTGCCCGGCATCGGCGCCACGGCGCTGTTCGCTTTTTTGAGCAGCTGGAACGAGTTCTTTTTCTCCATGATTTTAACCTCTTCGGACATGAAGCGCACGATCCCGGTCGGCATCGGTCTGTTCGTCGGCGAGTTCACCGAAGTGTGGAACCAGATGTGTGCAGCGGCGATTTTTTTCAGCCTTCCACCTTTTCTTCTGTTTCTCCTTCTGCAAAAGACGTTTGTCAAAGGATTG